From Triticum aestivum cultivar Chinese Spring chromosome 4A, IWGSC CS RefSeq v2.1, whole genome shotgun sequence, a single genomic window includes:
- the LOC123083373 gene encoding L-type lectin-domain containing receptor kinase IX.1: MAATHQILPVSMYIICLCYLLSLASAPPGLATALSFNFNFSSSNSVDPCDTELRCERDARMGSGAIDLTKNELRNNIYSAGRASYGRPVPLWNNATGEVASFSSNFTFQIRPQDEPSDPVCDGSGGMGDGMAFFLARYPSRIPPNSYGMNLALFNDSNNLNATGDDRVVAVEFDTYLSSSIDHSNNHVGIDVNSINSKAYKNVSTRLGSNNAVVTAEVTYDNRTGVLVARLQISGDGEWYTVNTPVDIKKDLPQQVAVGFSGASGVCIDLHQVLSWSFSSTLVDATVQATNSRRLRQLVPVLVPSVVVAFLALLCTVAILVYRRGKWNSDGGEEHDQAEFERGVGPRRYSYRELAAATKGFAEEEKLGHGGFGNVYQGSLSDQDGPVAIKMLSAESSAQGRKEFESEVKIISRLRHRNLVHLLGWSDSPKGLLLVYQLVPEGSLDRHIHTSCLTWAQRYKIIIGLGSALRYLHMEWDQCVLHGDIKPSNILLDSSCNTKLGDFGLARLVDHGAGPRTTQVVMGTAGYIDPEFIRTRRPTTESDIYSFGMVLLEVVSSRRPDMDIDTEQPAAAVDKVAIPLLKWVWDLYEKSAIVEAVDRRLKGDEQLSDGHDGKWQVHRALVVGLWCTHPDPSVRPSVVQFMNVLQLKEVTLPILSRPGPSFYIFHGSHGYNASSSSSANVCSDVSWASSGR; the protein is encoded by the exons ATGGCAGCAACTCACCAAATTCTCCCCGTCTCCATGTACATCATTTGTCTCTGCTACTTGCTGTCGTTGGCCAGTGCACCTCCGGGTCTGGCCACCGCGCTCTCCTTCAACTTCAACTTCTCCAGCAGCAACTCCGTCGACCCCTGCGACACGGAGCTGAGGTGCGAACGTGACGCGCGCATGGGCTCCGGCGCCATCGACCTAACGAAGAACGAGCTCAGAAACAACATATACAGCGCCGGCCGGGCGTCGTATGGTCGCCCGGTGCCGCTGTGGAACAACGCCACCGGTGAGGTGGCCAGCTTCTCCTCCAACTTCACGTTCCAGATCAGGCCCCAAGACGAGCCCTCCGATCCTGTTTGTGACGGCAGCGGCGGCATGGGTGACGGTATGGCTTTCTTTCTGGCACGCTACCCGTCCAGGATCCCTCCCAACAGCTACGGCATGAATCTCGCCCTCTTCAATGACAGCAACAATTTAAACGCCACCGGCGATGACCGTGTAGTCGCGGTGGAGTTCGACACCTACCTCAGCTCCTCCATAGACCACAGCAACAACCACGTCGGCATAGACGTCAACTCCATCAACTCCAAAGCCTACAAAAACGTGAGCACGCGCCTGGGCTCCAACAACGCAGTTGTGACTGCCGAGGTCACCTACGACAACCGTACGGGTGTTCTAGTCGCTCGCCTCCAGATCAGCGGCGACGGGGAGTGGTACACAGTGAACACACCGGTGGACATCAAGAAGGATTTGCCCCAGCAGGTTGCGGTCGGCTTCTCTGGAGCAAGTGGTGTGTGCATCGACCTACATCAGGTGTTGTCTTGGTCGTTTAGCTCCACTCTAGTAGACGCCACTGTACAAGCTACCAATTCACGCCGGCTACGACAGCTAGTGCCCGTGCTGGTGCCTTCCGTGGTAGTAGCTTTTCTTGCTTTGCTCTGCACCGTCGCCATCCTAGTCTATCGGCGAGGCAAATGGAATTCTGACGGCGGCGAAGAACATGATCAAGCTGAGTTTGAGAGAGGAGTGGGCCCTAGGCGATACTCCTACCGTGAGCTTGCCGCTGCCACCAAGGGCTTTGCAGAGGAGGAGAAACTCGGGCATGGGGGCTTCGGCAATGTCTATCAGGGCAGCCTGAGCGACCAAGACGGTCCGGTGGCCATCAAGATGCTCTCCGCAGAATCATCTGCACAAGGGAGGAAAGAGTTCGAGTCGGAAGTGAAGATCATAAGCCGGCTGAGGCACCGGAACCTTGTGCACTTGTTAGGTTGGTCAGATAGCCCCAAAGGGCTCTTGCTCGTCTACCAACTCGTGCCCGAAGGCAGCCTTGACCGACATATACACACCAGCTGTCTCACTTGGGCACAAAG ATACAAAATTATCATTGGCCTGGGATCTGCACTACGCTATCTTCACATGGAGTGGGATCAATGCGTGCTGCACGGCGACATCAAACCCAGCAACATCCTCCTCGACTCATCGTGCAACACAAAGTTGGGGGATTTCGGGCTGGCGAGGCTTGTGGACCATGGAGCCGGGCCACGGACCACCCAGGTTGTCATGGGCACCGCAGGGTACATAGACCCGGAGTTCATCCGCACACGCCGGCCAACCACAGAATCTGACATCTATAGCTTCGGCATGGTTCTGCTGGAGGTCGTGTCCAGCAGGCGGCCGGACATGGACATCGACACGGAGCAACCAGCTGCAGCAGTTGACAAAGTGGCCATCCCGCTTCTCAAGTGGGTTTGGGACCTGTATGAGAAGAGTGCCATCGTCGAGGCAGTGGACAGAAGACTAAAGGGAGACGAGCAGCTCAGCGACGGCCATGATGGTAAGTGGCAGGTGCACCGCGCGCTGGTTGTCGGGCTGTGGTGCACGCACCCTGACCCGAGCGTGCGGCCATCCGTCGTGCAGTTCATGAACGTCTTGCAGTTGAAGGAAGTCACACTGCCGATCCTGTCACGGCCGGGGCCATCGTTCTATATTTTCCATGGGTCACATGGCTACAATGCATCGTCGTCCTCATCGGCCAACGTTTGCAGCGATGTATCTTGGGCCAGCAGTGGCAGATGA